From the Patescibacteria group bacterium genome, the window AATTAAAAATATAACTGCAAGATATACTGATAAGTACTTTTTTTCCGCATCAATTAATTACGATCTGTTGCTTAAGAGTATTGGCGAAATAATTAGCCGTGAGTATGAATTGGAGAAGTTAGTGAATAATATTGTAAATACATTAAAGGTAGGTCTAAAAGTTCAGTATGTGAAGATTCTTTTCTCCAGAAATGATGGAGAAGTATTTCTTTCTGACAATATCGAAATATCAAGTGTTCAGCATGGAAACCTCTTCTCATATATACAGGGCTCTCGGAGCATAATTAATAAGGAGGCCTTAATTCAAAAACTTGATGAGAATTTTGAACAAAAACAAACACTATCATTAGAGCATTCACGTGATGAGCTGGATAGTTTGAATGCTTCAGTCATCATCCCAGTAGTTTCTAATGGTCATGTAACAACTCTATTGATGATTGGGAATAGGCTTTCTGGCGAAGCATTTAGTAAACAAGACTTTTCTTTTTTTGAAATTATATCCCCCCAACTCGCCAGTGCCTTGGAAAAAGCTCGGCTGTACGAAGAAATCCGGCTGTTCAACGTCAAACTGCAAAAAGAGGTAGAAATTGCCACGGAGAGAGTGAAAATGAAGAATGTGCAGTTGGAAGACCGCAACCGATTCCTGGCTGCAGTATCTAAGGTGACCAATCTCATCACCCAGACGTTGGAGTTTAAAAAAGTAACCCAGTCTATAGTGGACGCCATTGCCACGGAGCTTGGGTTTGTGGGCGGACTTTTGCTGTTCCTGGGTGAGTCACGGCGAAAAGTCTTTCCAGAAGCTGTTACCAACAAACCAGTAACCCAGAAGGTCTTGAAGCTTTTGCCCAAACCGTTGAATGAGTACTGGGGGGATTTCACCACTGATAAGACGCTGAACATTGAAGCCATGAAGGCTCAGCAGGTGCGCACAGGAACTGACCTTGCTGCGTTCCTGAGTCCGCCTGTACCCAAAATGGTGCTGGGCGCAATTCAGAAAGTCGCTGGGATAAAAACCATAGTATCCGTTCCGGTTATTGCTGAGCAAGAAGTTGTGGGCTGCATTGATTTCATGATTGCAAAAACCCCAGACTTGGTAACGAAGAATGACTACGACATGATGCAAGCCATGGCTAACCAAACCGGGGTGGTGTACCGGAACATTGAGTTGGTTCGACGTTTGGAAGGCAGCAACCGGGAGTTGGGTGAGGCGAATGAGCACCTGAAAGAGCTGGACCAGGCCAAGAGCGAATTCGTGTCCATTGCCAGCCACCAGCTCCGCACGCCAATGACCGGCATCATGGGCTACCTGTCCATGATTGTGGGCGGGGATTTTGGGAAACTGGATGCAAGTTTGCAGAAAGTGCTGGAGCAGCTACTGGATGCCAGCCAACGCATGATCCGGCTCATTAACCTGTTCTTGGACGTGACCAAGATTGAAAGCGGCAAACTCAGTTTGGACAAGCAGCCAGTGCACCTGGAAGAGCTCATTGATAAAGAGCTGCAAGTGTTGCAGAAATTAGCGAGCGATAAGAAATTAAAACTGGTGTACACCAAACCCAAGGTTGCGCTGCCAGTCCTGATGATTGATGACAAAATTACTGACGTCGTCCTCAACTTAGTGGATAATGCAATTAAGTACACAGTGACTGGCGGCATTACCATTACCAGCGAGCGAGAAGGGGATTGGGTGCATGTGAAAGTCCAAGATACTGGCCGGGGTCTTGATCCCAAAGAAGCCCGCAGCTTGTTCAACAAATTCGTGCGTGGGTACGGTATTGCCCAGGTGAACCCAGACGGGTCTGGCTTGGGGCTGTACGTTGCTCGGCGTTTGGTGGAAGTCCACGGCGGCCGGATTTGGGTGGAGAGCGATGGTCCAGGCAAGGGTAGCTGCTTCCAGTTTACCCTGCCAATCAAAGCAGTGGACGCGAAGTTTGAACCTGCCGGGGCAGCGCTGGTGACCAGCCCCAAGCCGGTGGTTGAGTAGGATAAAACTTGAGTATAAGAAAACCCTCACGAATTTTCGTGAGGGTAAGGTTATCTAATGGAACCATTCATTATTCGTGAGTGTAGTTCTTTTTCTACTAATCACGTCTTGTATAATTTTATTCACTTTCTGCCACATCTCTGGAATTTTTGCATCAGTTTGCCGGGGAAAGGTACGAAGTTCAATGCAGAGTGCATTCCCATACCGACGCAGACGGTAGTGCCACCAAATGGATCGAAGGTATAGGTTGATATCAAAATCTGGTACCTCCTGTGGCTTTAATCGAATTGGTTTCCCTTGGTGCATTACCACATCATGTTCCGTGAGTTTTGTCACGTAGTCCTTGAGTGAGGCGAAAGAAGTGGGTCCGCCGTAGCGAAGCGGTAAATACTTTTCCCGACTCTCCGTTATGTAGCGTCCCCAAAGGCGTTCGTTACGTTGGTAGGCATCACGTAGTTCTCTGTTGCTGTTGAGGGCATTTAAAACGTGAACTGCATCTGCTGGATGCACATCAACGGTAAATTGTACAGATGAGCACCGGCACAAGTGCTCCAGTGCGTTTCTTCCATCCAACTGCACCCACAAAGCATCACGCTCTTCTTGGACGTAGAGCAGCGGGCCGTTCCAGCAGAAGTCAGGACGAAAGCAAGGGACTGCGTTGTACTGCTTCGCTACCCCGTATAGCCAGGTGAGCCCCGCTTGCACGCGTGGCCACAGGATGTTGAATGTCGGCTGCGGCGCGACGTTGATTTCAATCTTCTGGCGACCTAATTCAAGTTTTACCGTGCAGTCGTCGGGTTTTCCTGTGGCACAGCGCAGAATGCACTGACTTACTGCTTCCGTAATGGGCGTGCCATCCAGGAAGGTAAAATCAGTTTCAATCTCCACACCCACAGCCCCGAGCGTCTGTGTCCTTTCCGTTCCTTGGGTAAAGTAGTCAATGAGCGTTTTCATTCTTCCAACCTTTCAGAAAATTGTGTTTGGTTATTTCAAAAATCCCTCTCGTTTGAGAGGGGAGTAAGCTTAAAAATAATTCAGCTCAAGCCTCTGTCAAACGAGATCTGGAATGAGTTGCATGATGCTTTTTTTGGGACAGCATGAGTTGGTACCCACCCAAACCTTTGGTTAGCCAGCGCTGCACTCGGGCGACGGTTGTGGAGCTCAGGCCAGTCTTTGCAACGATTTGGGTATAGGGGATACCTTGATCAAGCATTTGCGCGGCTTTCCACCGACGGCTAAACTCAGTAATCTCAGCAGGCGTGAGGAGATCACGGAGGAATTTTTTCATTTCCGCAAGATTTCGCACCCGGAGGAGCGTTTGGAAGAGGTCTTGCGTTTGTGGGGTGTCCCAGGTGGGCATAAGAGTGT encodes:
- a CDS encoding YerC/YecD family TrpR-related protein: MPTWDTPQTQDLFQTLLRVRNLAEMKKFLRDLLTPAEITEFSRRWKAAQMLDQGIPYTQIVAKTGLSSTTVARVQRWLTKGLGGYQLMLSQKKHHATHSRSRLTEA
- a CDS encoding GAF domain-containing sensor histidine kinase; amino-acid sequence: MLWKKLKSNFGLQKLQIQYVFTGLLLGAIGGALFNLVIPTITGSFSNTKYGPYFSIFYVGFIAYAIAKHRLLDIRLAIVRTISFTLSTVIIASVFVAFLLYVPQQFENIFIRGLFAIIISIVLVIIIGPIKNITARYTDKYFFSASINYDLLLKSIGEIISREYELEKLVNNIVNTLKVGLKVQYVKILFSRNDGEVFLSDNIEISSVQHGNLFSYIQGSRSIINKEALIQKLDENFEQKQTLSLEHSRDELDSLNASVIIPVVSNGHVTTLLMIGNRLSGEAFSKQDFSFFEIISPQLASALEKARLYEEIRLFNVKLQKEVEIATERVKMKNVQLEDRNRFLAAVSKVTNLITQTLEFKKVTQSIVDAIATELGFVGGLLLFLGESRRKVFPEAVTNKPVTQKVLKLLPKPLNEYWGDFTTDKTLNIEAMKAQQVRTGTDLAAFLSPPVPKMVLGAIQKVAGIKTIVSVPVIAEQEVVGCIDFMIAKTPDLVTKNDYDMMQAMANQTGVVYRNIELVRRLEGSNRELGEANEHLKELDQAKSEFVSIASHQLRTPMTGIMGYLSMIVGGDFGKLDASLQKVLEQLLDASQRMIRLINLFLDVTKIESGKLSLDKQPVHLEELIDKELQVLQKLASDKKLKLVYTKPKVALPVLMIDDKITDVVLNLVDNAIKYTVTGGITITSEREGDWVHVKVQDTGRGLDPKEARSLFNKFVRGYGIAQVNPDGSGLGLYVARRLVEVHGGRIWVESDGPGKGSCFQFTLPIKAVDAKFEPAGAALVTSPKPVVE